One part of the Vitis riparia cultivar Riparia Gloire de Montpellier isolate 1030 chromosome 15, EGFV_Vit.rip_1.0, whole genome shotgun sequence genome encodes these proteins:
- the LOC117932421 gene encoding putative anthocyanidin reductase, whose protein sequence is MEKRSCRVCVTGGAGYIGSSLVKKLLLKGYTVHATLRNLHDHAKVGLLQSLPNADTRLRLFKADIYNPDEFEQAIQGCEFVFHVATPLQHIEGSQYKDTAEAAVAGAKNIAVSCIKSATVRRVIYTASVVAAAPFKDDGTGFKDSMDESCWTPLNLPFSHSNSHLKEYAHSKTVAEKEILSHGENKTGGLEVVSLACGLVGGETLLPYTPESVGLFISQLTDHENRYQTLKFLEELLGKVPIIHIDDVCEAHIFCIEKPSINGRFLCASSCISSAEITNYYHENYPQLHIKAEYLKIGPKREIKWGSTKLIEEGFEYKCDTNMILEDCISCGRQMGDLQ, encoded by the exons ATGGAGAAAAGGAGCTGCAGGGTTTGTGTTACAGGAGGTGCCGGCTATATCGGCTCTTCCCTTGTGAAGAAGCTTTTGCTGAAGGGCTACACAGTCCATGCAACACTCAGGAACTTGC ATGATCATGCCAAGGTGGGACTCCTCCAGAGCTTGCCTAATGCTGACACGAGACTGAGGTTGTTTAAAGCCGACATTTACAATCCTGATGAGTTCGAGCAGGCCATTCAAGGGTGTGAGTTTGTTTTCCATGTTGCCACCCCCTTGCAACACATTGAGGGCTCTCAG TACAAGGACACAGCAGAAGCTGCAGTGGCTGGGGCAAAGAACATTGCAGTGTCTTGCATCAAATCAGCAACTGTGAGGCGAGTAATCTACACTGCTTCCGTGGTGGCTGCAGCCCCATTCAAAGATGACGGGACTGGTTTCAAGGACTCCATGGATGAATCTTGTTGGACCCCTCTTAATCTTCCATTCTCTCATAGTAATTCTCATCTAAAG GAATACGCTCATTCAAAGACAGTGGCTGAAAAAGAAATCTTGAGCCATGGGGAGAATAAGACCGGCGGATTGGAGGTGGTTTCACTGGCTTGTGGACTTGTGGGAGGGGAGACTCTTCTACCTTACACACCAGAAAGCGTAGGTTTGTTTATATCTCAGCTTACCGACCATGAAAACCGGTATCAAACCCTAAAGTTCCTAGAGGAGTTGCTCGGAAAAGTCCCAATCATACACATAGACGATGTCTGTGAAGCCCATATCTTCTGTATCGAGAAACCTTCCATCAATGGCAGATTCTTATGTGCAAGCTCGTGTATTTCTTCTGCAGAAATTACTAACTACTATCACGAAAATTATCCACAACTTCATATAAAAGCAGA GTATTTGAAAATTGGGCCAAAAAGAGAGATTAAGTGGGGATCAACAAAGCTAATTGAGGAGGGGTTTGAGTATAAATGTGATACCAATATGATATTGGAAGATTGTATCAGCTGTGGAAGGCAGATGGGTGATCTGCAGTAG
- the LOC117932793 gene encoding probable WRKY transcription factor 46 — MEMATEWEHNTLINELTQGREMANQLKNHLTPSSSRETREFLVEKILSSYEKALSMLKCGGFVSELPHSLPGSSPRSEGSNQDFKDQAGKDVFKKRKTLPRWTEQVRVTIGTVPEGPLDDGYSWRKYGQKDILGANFPRGYFRCTHRHAQGCLATKQVQRSDEDPSIYEVTYRGRHTCIQGSRVAPASVVLVDKEEPIVKKVSYEPEQQQQQPQEAEKIVSGFGTGLKVKTEDLDSREKIFPSFSFPLSDSETVDKIFAESMIENSLMGGFSPSFLSPATSESNYFPVSPCQMNSFGMGHSVYTTESDLTENISAPTSVTNSPIGDYSFPLDPVDFDPDFPFDNPEFFQ; from the exons ATGGAAATGGCCACTGAGTGGGAGCACAACACCCTAATCAATGAGCTAACTCAAGGGAGAGAGATGGCAAACCAGCTCAAAAACCATCTCACTCCATCATCATCCCGCGAAACGCGAGAGTTTTTAGTCGAGAAGATACTTTCTTCCTATGAAAAAGCGCTTTCAATGCTGAAATGTGGTGGTTTTGTGAGCGAATTGCCTCATTCCCTTCCCGGAAGTAGCCCAAGGAGCGAAGGGTCCAACCAAGATTTCAAGGACCAAGCAGGCAAAGATGTCTTCAAGAAGAG AAAAACATTGCCTAGATGGACCGAGCAAGTGCGCGTCACCATCGGAACAGTGCCAGAAGGCCCTCTTGACGATGGGTACAGCTGGAGAAAATATGGACAGAAAGACATCTTGGGAGCCAATTTTCCAAG GGGATACTTCAGATGTACTCATAGGCATGCGCAGGGCTGTTTGGCAACCAAACAAGTTCAAAGATCAGATGAAGACCCCTCAATCTATGAGGTAACATACCGAGGAAGGCATACTTGTATTCAAGGCTCTCGTGTAGCGCCGGCCTCGGTCGTGCTAGTGGACAAAGAAGAGCCCATTGTGAAGAAAGTCAGTTACGAGCCggagcagcagcagcagcagccgCAGGAGGCTGAAAAAATAGTGTCGGGCTTTGGGACAGGCCTTAAGGTTAAGACTGAGGACTTGGACAGTAGGGAGAAGATATTCCCATCATTCTCCTTCCCTTTGTCAGATTCGGAAACCGTGGACAAAATTTTTGCTGAATCCATGATTGAAAACAGCTTGATGGGCGGTTTTTCCCCGTCGTTTTTGTCTCCGGCCACATCTGAATCCAACTATTTTCCGGTGTCGCCATGCCAGATGAACAGCTTTGGAATGGGGCACAGTGTGTACACTACAGAATCAGACCTGACGGAGAACATCTCAGCCCCAACTTCAGTCACCAATTCACCTATTGGGGACTACAGTTTCCCGCTGGATCCTGTGGATTTTGATCCCGATTTTCCATTTGATAATCCTGAATTCTTCCAATGA
- the LOC117932424 gene encoding transcription factor TRY-like, producing the protein MDRRRRKQAKTHSSCCSEEVSSIEWEFINMTEQEEDLIYRMYKLVGDRWALIAGRIPGRKAEEIERFWIMRHGEGFASRRKELKRYKF; encoded by the exons ATGGACAGACGCCGCCGGAAGCAAGCCAAGACCCACAGTTCATGCTGCTCAGAGG AGGTCAGCAGCATTGAATGGGAATTCATAAACATGACAGAACAAGAGGAAGATCTCATCTATAGAATGTACAAGCTGGTGGGAGACAG GTGGGCTTTGATCGCCGGCAGGATTCCGGGCCGGAAAGCTGAAGAAATCGAGAGGTTTTGGATAATGAGACATGGAGAAGGATTTGCAAGTAGAAGAAAAGAGCTCAAGAGATACAAATTCTAA